In Brevundimonas sp. SGAir0440, one DNA window encodes the following:
- a CDS encoding glycoside hydrolase family protein has product MSDKALFDVVRDIAGRGLTQEEVNQIKAAIPAPSLAIGEIDPNDMALIRELERDEGRVLHAYQDSRGFWTIGIGRLIDKRKGGGISNDEADLLKRNDIARFKRDLDRVAPWWRTADPVRQRAIQNIAFNLGADGLVEKWPNTVALMKAGRWREAAAAIRANKVWVGQVKGRAERIAQQIETGGAG; this is encoded by the coding sequence ATGAGCGACAAGGCTCTATTCGACGTCGTGCGCGATATCGCGGGTCGCGGCCTTACCCAGGAGGAAGTCAATCAGATCAAGGCAGCGATCCCAGCGCCGTCGCTCGCAATCGGTGAAATCGATCCGAACGACATGGCCCTGATCCGCGAGCTGGAGCGTGACGAAGGCCGGGTGCTTCACGCCTATCAGGACAGCCGGGGCTTCTGGACCATCGGCATCGGCCGGCTGATCGACAAGCGGAAGGGCGGTGGCATCTCGAATGACGAGGCCGATCTTCTGAAGCGCAACGACATCGCCCGCTTCAAGCGCGACCTGGACCGGGTGGCGCCGTGGTGGCGGACGGCTGATCCGGTGCGGCAACGCGCGATCCAGAATATCGCCTTCAACCTTGGAGCGGATGGTCTAGTCGAGAAGTGGCCCAACACCGTGGCCCTGATGAAGGCGGGGCGCTGGCGCGAGGCGGCGGCCGCCATCCGGGCGAACAAGGTCTGGGTTGGACAGGTGAAGGGCCGCGCCGAACGGATCGCCCAGCAGATCGAAACCGGGGGCGCCGGATGA
- a CDS encoding helix-turn-helix domain-containing protein: MSAADRPLGLVRSLRASLPTLAIDEIDRRLTEIEQLLQRTLSVEEAARIAGEKPGTVYKAIARGNLASATTGASNVHRIEQAEVEAWMRRPRRRQGEAA, translated from the coding sequence ATGAGCGCGGCGGATCGGCCCCTTGGGTTGGTCCGCAGTCTGCGGGCGTCGCTGCCTACGCTCGCCATCGACGAAATCGACAGACGCCTGACTGAGATCGAGCAACTGCTGCAGCGGACGCTGTCGGTCGAGGAAGCCGCCCGGATCGCGGGCGAAAAGCCCGGCACGGTCTACAAGGCCATCGCGCGCGGCAATCTGGCCAGCGCCACGACCGGCGCCAGCAATGTGCACCGGATCGAACAGGCCGAGGTCGAGGCGTGGATGCGGCGCCCGCGCCGGCGACAGGGCGAGGCCGCGTGA
- a CDS encoding phage regulatory protein/antirepressor Ant, giving the protein MSSIDIAEVCGSRHNDVVATIRRLFDQGVLRESRETLREHRRADGGRPTHVYDLTKRDTLVVVSGYRAELRARIIDRWEALEQTVGQVLPDLGDPEVLRSLLSNYAGDKAKLLAQVAADAPKVQALERIADADGSLCITDAAKALQVQPKRLFNFLRRQGWIYRRAGGSGEVGYQSKVSAGYLEHKITRLRREGRPDRIAEQVRVTPKGLTKLAEAFGRPE; this is encoded by the coding sequence ATGTCCAGCATCGACATCGCCGAAGTCTGCGGCTCGCGGCACAACGACGTGGTCGCAACCATTCGGCGGCTTTTCGATCAGGGGGTTTTACGAGAAAGTCGTGAAACCCTCCGGGAGCATCGCCGTGCTGACGGTGGTCGTCCTACGCACGTCTACGATCTGACGAAGCGGGACACGCTGGTCGTGGTGTCCGGCTATCGCGCGGAGCTGCGTGCTCGCATCATTGATCGATGGGAGGCGCTGGAACAGACCGTCGGGCAGGTGCTGCCGGACCTCGGTGACCCGGAAGTCCTGCGGAGCCTGCTGTCCAACTATGCCGGCGATAAAGCCAAACTCCTCGCCCAGGTCGCGGCCGATGCGCCAAAGGTCCAGGCGCTGGAGCGCATAGCCGATGCCGACGGATCTCTGTGCATTACCGACGCCGCTAAGGCGCTGCAGGTCCAGCCGAAGCGGCTGTTCAACTTCCTGCGCCGGCAAGGGTGGATCTATCGCAGGGCGGGCGGGTCTGGCGAGGTGGGCTATCAGTCGAAGGTGTCCGCCGGATACCTTGAGCACAAGATCACCCGATTGCGCCGGGAGGGCCGGCCGGATCGCATTGCAGAGCAGGTCAGGGTCACGCCCAAGGGGCTGACAAAGCTGGCTGAAGCCTTTGGGCGCCCCGAATGA
- a CDS encoding helix-turn-helix domain-containing protein, translating to MSHQASYWALEQTCSTATEKAILMVIASYVGPDGCCYPGQDTLARQACCSVKSVERALQAFEDRGWLTRTARRRKDGSRTSDLLELTLAPNPEVREQADTVSGCAQPTRHPVQTNPTPCPNQPDRVSGLTTFEPVRTEPVRRTAVVVRASEHERQPPLEGEVLPPTKMDRPSDWPPGDARRHAAMLVEEAATAHLDPARQPGLATTTGRIHAWRRDGASWEHDVLPAVRAAALRQRGPIRSWKFFDAAIAQSIADNRAALLIPAAYANADRSSAAGSAGQSARRENRERASAGAGWASEVVAARRSL from the coding sequence ATGAGCCACCAAGCCTCCTACTGGGCGCTTGAGCAGACCTGCAGCACTGCGACCGAGAAGGCGATCCTGATGGTGATCGCAAGCTACGTTGGGCCCGACGGCTGCTGCTACCCTGGCCAGGACACTTTGGCTCGCCAAGCCTGCTGCTCCGTCAAATCCGTCGAGCGAGCGTTGCAGGCGTTCGAGGACCGCGGATGGCTGACCAGAACCGCCCGCCGGCGGAAGGATGGGTCACGCACATCGGACCTCCTCGAACTCACCCTTGCCCCAAATCCCGAGGTCCGGGAACAAGCCGACACCGTGTCGGGTTGCGCTCAACCAACCCGACATCCTGTCCAAACCAACCCGACACCTTGTCCAAACCAACCCGACAGGGTGTCGGGGCTCACTACGTTTGAACCGGTTAGAACTGAACCGGTAAGAAGAACCGCTGTTGTGGTGCGCGCGAGCGAACATGAACGGCAGCCTCCGCTTGAGGGGGAAGTCCTCCCGCCGACCAAAATGGACAGACCAAGCGACTGGCCGCCTGGCGATGCACGGCGCCATGCCGCGATGCTGGTCGAGGAAGCCGCCACGGCTCATCTGGATCCAGCACGTCAGCCAGGGCTGGCGACCACGACGGGCCGGATCCATGCTTGGCGCCGCGACGGCGCTTCCTGGGAACACGACGTGCTGCCGGCGGTCAGGGCAGCAGCTCTGCGGCAGCGCGGTCCAATCCGCAGCTGGAAGTTCTTCGACGCCGCTATCGCCCAGTCCATCGCTGACAACAGAGCCGCCCTCTTGATCCCGGCGGCATACGCCAATGCAGACCGATCTTCTGCGGCAGGTTCAGCCGGCCAGTCTGCGCGCCGTGAAAACAGAGAGCGGGCATCTGCAGGTGCGGGGTGGGCGTCTGAAGTGGTGGCCGCAAGGAGGAGCCTTTGA